Part of the Planococcus plakortidis genome is shown below.
GGACATAAAAAAACCTCTTCGCAAATAAGAAGAGGTTAATGATTAACGCCTTCTTATTTCCCAGCCAATCGATTGCGTTGGCTGCAAGAATTAGCACCGTGTCCATGATCGGACCGGTTGCCGGGCTTCGTAGGGCTTGTCCCTCCACCTGCTCTGAATAAGAATAGATTATGAAATTATGGCTGTTGCAAAGTAATTCTGATTATTTCATGACAGACAGTATCTGTCAACGGAGAAAATCAAAAATGTCTGAAAAATGTCAGCTGATCACTTCAGGGTGCGTTCTCTAGAAAAAGGCATGCCCAACCGGCTGCGGGTATTTATGAAGAGTGCAGCAAGTAATCGATGAACTAGGAAACCCGAGTATGAAACTCGCCTTTAGCGGAAAGGTTTTCGTTTTTTCAAAATATTTTATTGACAATGAATTCTGAATCGTGCTAGCATTCGTTTCAGAACTTCATAAATGTTGCATAGCAAACTCTTATCAAGAGCAGGCAGAGGGAAATGGCCCGATGACGCCCAGCAACCGACCGTAATACCGTTGTGAGACGGGGCGCTTTGGCGCCGGGATTCGATCCCTTAAGGCACGGTGCTAATTCCATCAGAAATGTACATTTCTGAAAGATAAGAGGCATGGATCTCTTATTCTGCGCCTCTTTCTTTCGGGAAAGAGGCTTTTTATTATTCCACAGAAAAGAGGCAATCAATATGACACTTACAGCACCGTCTACATACAAAGCATTGACTGAACAAGAAGCGATTCGGCTGGCACAGAGTTTGGACGTTTTTGCGTCGTCCGCAACATTGCAATGTGAAGAGATCGGCGACGGCAACTTGAATTACGTATTCCGCATCACCGACTCCGCCACTGGGCATGGGCTCATCATCAAACAAGCCTTGCCGTATGCGAAAGTCGTCGGCGAAAGCTGGCCGCTGACACTGCACCGGGCGACCATTGAAGCAAATGCCTTGAAGCTGCACGGCAGCCTCGCGAAAGGCCGCGTGCCCGAAGTGTATGCGACGGACGCTGCGCTTGCTGTCACCGTCATGGAAGACTTGTCGCAGTTGACGATTTTGCGCAACGGCCTGATCGACGGCAAGCATTACCCGAAGCTTGCGGAACATATCGGCAGTTATTTAGCGCACACCTTGTTCCATACCTCGGATTTCGGTTTGCATCCATTCGAGAAAAAGCGGCTTGCGGCTGAGTTTTCCAATCCGGAACTGTGCAAGATCACCGAAGACCTCATTTTCACCGATCCGTTTTTCGACCATGATACCAATGATTTTGAAGAGCCGCTGCGCGAAGCGGCACAGGCGATTTGGGATAATGAGCCGCTGAAATTCGAAGTGGCCAAACTAAAGCGCAGCTTTTTGACAGAAGCGGAAGCACTTTTACATGGCGATTTGCATACCGGCAGCATTTTCGTCGACGAAGACGATACGAAGGTCATCGATCCGGAGTTCGCCTTCTACGGGCCGATCGGTTTTGATATCGGATTGTTTCTCGCCAACTTGATCGTCCAGGCAATTACGCGCAGCGGCGAAGAGCGCGAGCTGATCGTGCAAGACATCACCCAAACGTGGCAGGTGTTCGAACAGCAATTTTCAGGTTTATGGGAAAGTGACGGAATCGAGACCTATAAAACGACAACCGGCTACCGCGAATACGCCATCGAAAAAATCTTCCACGATGCGATCGGCTTTGCTGGATGTGAATTGATCCGCCGGACGATCGGATTGGCACATGTTCGCGACTTGGATGACATCGCTGACGAGTCGACCCGAATCGACCGCAAGCGGCAAACTTTGAAAGCCGGGGAAACATTGATTCAAACGCGCCGGGAGTATCAGTCCATCAAGCAACTCGAAACGGCGATCAAGGAGCTGAGCAAATGACCATCCCGATATCGGTCATCTGGAAAGATGAACAACTAACCATTTTGGATCAGCGGCTGCTTCCGCAGACCGTCCACTATGAAACGCTTGAGACTTTGGAACAAGTGCATGAAGCGATTTTTCAGTTGAAAGTGCGCGGAGCACCGGCGATCGGCATCGCAGCAGCTTATGGATTGGCACTTGCGGCAAAACGCCACGACACGGCAGATGTCGGGTTGTTCCGCCATCGTGTAAAAAAAGATGCTGATTACCTCGTGGCATCGCGCCCGACAGCGGTCAATCTGGCCTGGGCGATCGCACGGTTAGTCAACCGGATCGAACAGGCAAAAACGGTCACGCAAGCAAAAGCGCAGCTGATCGAAGAAGCCCAACTCATCCGCGACGAGGACGAAGCGGCATGCCGCAATATCGGCGAACTTGCACTTGAGTTGCTCGCAGACAAAGAAAAAGTCATGACGATCTGCAATGCCGGGTCGATCGCGACAGCCAAATACGGCACTGCACTCGCACCGTTTCATCTCGGCCAAGAGCGTGGCCGTGAGTTTGAAGTGTACGCATGCGAAACGCGTCCGCTATTCCAGGGGGCGCGCTTGACCGTTTGGGAGTTGCAGCAGGCAGGAGTCGATGTCACGCTCATCACCGATAGCATGGCAGCGCACACGATCGGCGCAAAAGGAATCGAAGCGATCATTGTCGGGGCGGACCGCATTACGGCCAACGGCGACACGGCCAATAAAATCGGCACGCTCAACTTAGCGATTTTGGCGCATGCATACGGCATCCCTTTTTATGTAGCGGCGCCGGTGTCGACATTCGACTTATCGCTTGAAACAGGGAGCGCCATCCCAATCGAAGAACGGGCAGCGGAAGAAGTGGCTGCGATCGGCACGCAACAAATCGCGCCGGCCGGAACGAAAGTGTTCAATCCGGCTTTTGATGTCACACCGGCCAACTACATTACGGCGATCATCACCGAACGCGGCGTCATCCGCCCGAATGATAGACAAATAATCGAGGCCCAGCTTTATGCGGAGCCGCTAAAAGGAGAAACGATATGAAAAACAAATCAGCATGGTTCATTTTATTCGGATTCGTATTCGCCATCTTGCTCTCAGGATGCCAACCAAAAGGAGAAGCGACAGCGGAAGAAAGCACTCCGGACGATCAGCAAGCGGCAGTGGACCATCCGCTTTCAGACAAGAAAATCGCACTCATCATGCAGCAAAATCTTGGGACTTTTTCTGCACAGTACATTGCAGGCGTAGAAGAGCAAGTGGAAAAATTCGGAGGCAGCGTGACAGTGTTTACTTCAGATGGCGACCTCGCGAAAATGGCGTCCAATCTGGATGCCTCGATCAACCAAGGATTTGACGCGATATTGATCGACCACGGAACAAAAGAAGCATTGAATCAAGGCGTTGAACGCGCAGTGGAACAAGATATTCCGGTCGTCGCTTTTGATGCAGGCGTTGATGTCGATGGCGTGGTATCGCTCGAGCAGGGCGATCAGTTGATGGCAGAGTTGACGCTTGAAAAGTTAGCTGCAGATCACGGCGGGGAAGCCAATATCGTCAAAATCTGGACAGCCGGTTTCGCGCCGATGGAACGGCGCCAAGTGGCATACGAACAGTTTCTCGCTGACAATCCAGGCATCCAGGAAGTGACGGCATTCGGTGCCGCGACACAAAACACGGCGCTCGATACGCAAGCGCAGATGGAAGCAGTGTTGAAGCAATACCCTGAAGAAGGCGAAATTACAGCAGTTTGGGCGGCATGGGACGAATTTGCCAAAGGTGCAGTCCGGGCCATTGAACAAGCAGGGCGCGACGATATCAAGGTATACAGCATCGATATGAGCGATGAAGACTTGCAGATGATCCAAAAAGACGGCAGCCCGTGGGTCGCATCGGCTGCGGTTGATCCACAGGATATCGGGCGCATCCAAGTGCGTTATGCGTACCAATTGATCGGCGGGGAGACACCGGAAGAACAAGTGACGCTTGAACCGATCTTCATCGATGCGGACAAATTGCCGGAGACGGCCGTGACCACAGAAGAATTGGGCGAATACATCGAAGGCTGGGGTGCGAGTGAACAAGGTTACAGCGCAGCATTGGAAGACCTAGAAGGGCGCTAAAGAAAAGCGCTGCTGATTTTCGGGAGGGGAGGCAAGCGAATGGGCGGCCAGTTATTGGAGATGCAAGCGATCACAAAGGGTTTCGGGCCTGTCAAAGCCCTGGACGGCGCGGCGTTTACGCTGGAGCGCGGTGAAATTCATGCCTTGCTTGGCGTCAACGGCGCCGGCAAAAGCACATTGATCAAAGTATTATCGGGCGTTTATCCACAAGACGCCGGAAGCATCCGGCTAGATGGGACAGAACTCGCACTCAATTCACCAAAAGCGGCGAAGAAGAACGGCATTTATTGTGTGTACCAAGAAGTCGATACGGCGCTCATTGCGGATTTGAGCGTCGCTGAGAATATCTTGCTCGACAGCTTTGCAGCAGCGGGACCCTTGTTCGTCTCCAAGCGAAAAATAAGAAGTCGAGCGCGGGAAGTGCTGTCGCGCCTCCAATCCGAACACATCGATGTGGAGCAGAAAGTGTCGCAATTGAGCTTAGCGGACAAGCAATTGGTGCTCATCGCCCGTGCGCTGGTCCATTCAGCGAAAGTCATTATATTTGATGAACCGACGGCTCCGCTGTCGGTCCATGAAGCGGACAAGCTGTTCTCGGTCATCCGTTCGCTCAGTGCACAAGGCGTCGGCTGCATTTTCATCTCGCACCGCTTGCCGGAAGTGTTCGAGCTGTGCAGCCGGATTACCGTCATGCGCGACGGCCGTCATGTCGCTGGGTTCCTTACAGCGCAAGCCGAACAGCAGGAAGTCGTCGAAGCGATGCTCGGGCGCGCGCTGAGCCGTGAGTTGCAGCACGTAGAACATGCCGTACGAGATACGTTGCTGACAGTGAAAAACTTGTCTGACACAAGGAAATTAAAAGAAATCTCATTCACGGCAGCATCCGGTGAAGTGGTCGGGATCGTCGGGCTGGTAGGAGCGGGAAAAAGCGAACTTGCTAAAGCGCTGTTCGGCGCTGCAGAACAGGTGAGCGGCAAAATTTCGCTCGGCGGCCAACCGCTGCGCTTGAAGCATCCAGCTGACGCGATCAAATCCGGCATCGCGCTCATCCCCGAAGAACGGCGCAAAGAAGGGTTATTCGTGCATGAATCGCTTGAAGCGAATGCCAGTTTCCCGAATTTGCGCAAGTTCTCCGGGCGTTTGTTTATGAACAAAGTAGAGGAACAGCGATTTGCCCATTCAATTATTGACAAACTGAACGTCAAAACTTCCGATACGACAACACCACTCACCCATTTGAGCGGAGGCAACCAACAAAAAGTGGCAATCGGCAAATGGATGTCTTTGGATTCGCGTTTGTATCTGTTTGACGAACCGACAAAAGGCGTCGACATCGGAGCGAAGGTGGACATTTTCCATTTGATCCGCGAGTTGGCGGAAAGCGGAAAATCCTGCTTGTACTTTACGAGCGAAATACAAGAAGCGCTTGGCATCTCCGACCGCATTCTCGTTATGTGCGACGGCCGCATCGTCAAGGAATTAACAAGGGAACAAGCGACCCAGGAAAGGATTTTGTTATATGCAAGCGGTGGAGAAGAAGCTGTCTAAACAGCATACGACACAAGAGAAAGTCATCGGGTTTCTGTATAAATACGGGGCGATCGGTTTACTCGCCATCATCATTTTATATTTCAGCTCCATCAGCAGCGCCTTTTTCAGCTATGGCAACTTCACGGATATCCTGCGGTCGATTTCCATCGTCACTTTGTTGGCGCTCGGGGTCACGTTCACATTGGTGGTGGATGGCTTCGATCTCTCTGTCGGTTCAACGATGTCTCTGTCGACGGTATTCACGGCATCATTGATGGTGTGGTACGATCTGCCGCTGTGGCTTGTTCTTTTGTTGCCGCTAGTGATCGGTGTGCTCGTCGGTTTGTTCAATAGTTTCCTGATCGTTATCATCGGCATTCCGGATTTGCTGGCGACGCTCAGCATGATGTACATTGTCGCCGGGCTGCACCGGACCTATACGGAAGGCTACTCGATTTACAATTATATGCCGCTGACATCTGGAGGCACGGCACCGGGGGAGATGTCTTCTGCATTTTTATGGATCGGACAAGGGCATCTACTCAGCTTGCCGGTACCGGTGTGGATCATGCTCGCTGTCGTTTCGGTCGCCTATGTCGTGCTCCAGCATACAAGGTGGGGGCGCGTCTTTTATATGACTGGAGGCAACCCGGAAGCGGCGACTTTATCGGGAGTCAATGTCAAAAAGGTGAAAACGATCGCCTATATCGTCTCCGGTGCGCTGGCCTCGATGGCGGGTATTTTGTTTACAGCGCGTGTCGGCTCGGGTCAGATTGATGCGGGCGCGCCGCTGCTGATGGAAGCAGTGGCCGCGGTCTTCGTCGGATACGCGGTGCTCGGAGCCGGCAGGCCGAATGTGCTGGGCACGTTTTTCGGTGCAGCGGTCATCGGGATCTTGCTCAACGGGCTGACGATTCAAAACTTGCCTTATTATGCATTCGACATCATTAAAGGCGGCGTACTCGTCGCTGCATTGGCGGTGACGTACGTATACGCAAAAAGGCGATTCGCCAAGACTTGAAAAGAAGGCCTGGGCCTTCTTTTTTTCATGCAGGAAAATGGATGTCTCGAATCGAAAGTAAGGGAAGATGGATGAGGAGAGGGGATCGGGCAATGCGGGCGGGTGAACATCTTCTGGAGGTATGGCGGCGCTTTGACGGGCTGCCGATGGATAATGTGGTGAAAGCCTGGAATTACGAACGGGCTGGATTGAAAAAGCAGCGCAGCGTGGAGCAAATGCGGGAGCATCGTGAGGCTTACGGGCTTGGGGGGAATTGCTTCGATTTGGCGCTTTGGCTGATAGCGGAATTTCGGGAAGCGGGAATCGAGGCCTATGCAGTCGGTTCGGAACTCAGCACGGAAGAGGCACACGCAGCGGTATTGGCGCTCGATGAACAAGGCAGGCGTTTTCTATGTGATCTTGGGGACCAGTGGATACAGCCGATTTTAGTGGACACGAAAGATCCGGCGTTCTCGGATGCTCCGCAAGCAGGGTTCTTCCCGGGAGCGGACGTGCAGTTATCGGCAGAGCCTGATGGCATGACAATTATTTACCGACGGCCAGGCGGGAAATTGTCGGTGCAGAAATATTCATTGGATCCGGTCGGCGAAGAGGCATTTTGGCAGGCGGCGGAATATTCACAGCACCAGCTCGGCAAAACGCCGCTCATCGAAGTCCGTATCCCGTTCGAAGGCGAAGTGGCCCATTGGGAGTTCAACGATTGGCAAAGCGAGCTCAGCACGAGCAAGGGCTTGTTCCTGGAAGAGCCGGCCGTATCCTTTGACGCATGGGTGGAGCGCATCCATGAACGGTCAGGATATGACCGCGATATAATAGAAGCAGCACTCGCATTCTACAAAAGCATGAACTGAGCAAAGCGGGGCAAGGAGGCAAAACGCATGAACACCAATTCATTACCGAAAGAAATCCAGACGGAGCGGCTCAAGTTGGTGCCGATTACCGAAGAGCTGTACCGTAATTTATACGGGAGTTATGAAATGGGCGCGCATATCAGTTTGCATTTGGATGATTTGAAACACGACCAGCGACTTTACGGCTGGGGCGCATGGATCGCTTTCGATCAATCGGGCGCGCCGGTTGGCGATATGGGGTTTAAAGGCCGCCCGGATAAAGCCGGCAAAGTGGAGATCGGCTATGGTGTCCAAGAGCCTTATCAAGGCAATGGTTATGCGACTGAAGGGGTGCAAGGCTTGATTGATTGGGCGTTTTCCTTTCCGGAAGTGCGTGAAGTGACGGCGGAATGCTACGAAGACAACGTGGCTTCAATCCGTGTGCTTGAAAAACTCGGATTTGAACGCACCGCCCAGACGAAGGAATTGGTGTTTTGGAGATTGCGCGATGGCTATTGAAAAACTCGCCTGCGTCACCGAAGGGGGTGCATTGACAGGCGTCGCGAATCGTGATGAAGTCCATCGGCGAGGTTTGTGGCACGAGACCTTTCATTGCTGGATTGTGTCGCGTGAATTGGGCCGCACCATGGTTCATCTGCAGCTGAGGAGCGAGGGTAAAGCGGATTTCCCGGGGCTTTTTGACATCACGGCAGCGGGCCATATCGCATCGCACGAATCGATGAGGGACGGCGTGCGGGAAATCGAGGAGGAACTCGGCCTCGTGCTGGCGTTTGAGCAATTGACGCCGCTCGGTGTAGTGAATGATGAGATTTCACTCCCCGGATTCACGGATCGGGAGCGGGCGTATATTCATCTATACGAAGGCACGCAACTCGATTTGGCGGACTACCGCTTGCAGCCGGAAGAAGTGGCGGGCATGGCGGCTGTCAACTTCCAGGCGTTCTTTGAATTGTGCATGGATCGAACAGAAAAGGTCGACGCCTCTGGGTTTATCGAAAGGCCAGAGGGGCGGGAGCCATTTCATGGGAAAATCGGCTTGCCCGATTTCGTGCCCCACCAACCGGAGTATTGGAAGCAAGTGGCGATCCGCATCCGCCGGCAATTGATGGATAGTTAAGCGGAAAAACAAAAAGCGCTTGTATGGAAAAATTCCATACAAGCGCTTTTTTAGTGGGTCAGAATACGCTGAAGTCTTCTGATTTCAAGTCAGTGATGAACATATGCCCCGGTGCATGGGTGATCATCAAGGAAGGCTTGCTCTCCATGGCGACCGCTTGCGGTGTGACGCCGCAAGCCCAGAAGACCGGTACTTCACCGGGCTTGATGTCCACTGCGTCACCGAAATCGGGCTTCGCGATATCTTGGATGCCGATCGATCCGGGATTGCCGATATGGACGGGCGCACCGTGGACATTCGGGAAGCGGCTCGTCACTTGGACCGCGCGGACGATGTCTTGTTCTTTAATCGGGCGCATGCTGACGACGGTCGGGCCTTGGAAGCGGCCGGCTGGGACAGCGGGGATCGATGTCTTGTACATCGGCACGTTGCAGCCTTGCTCCTGATGGCGCATCGGGATGCCGTTTTGCGTCAGCGCTTCTTCGAATGTGAAGCTGCAGCCAAGCAGGAAGGCGACCATGTCGTCTGCCCATAAGGCTTGGATATCCGTCGTTTCTTCCGTCAACACGCCATCCCGGTAGACGCGGTATTTGGGGATATCGGTGCGTAAATCAGCAGTCGGCGCGGACAATGCCGGGACGAACGAGCCGGGTTCTGTGACATCGATGACCGGGCAGGACTTCGGATTGCGCTGACAGAACAGCAGGAATTCAAACGCCAGTTCTTTCGGCAAGATGGCCAGATTCGTTTGGATGAATCCGGGGGCGAAGCCGGAAGTCGGGGCTTGGAATCCGCCTTGCCGGATGGCGCTGCGCAGCTCTTCTGGAGATGTGAATTGCATGTTCATTCACTCCTTATTTAAATAATTGCGGGATGCCGTTCAATAATGTGTAGCCGCCCATCCAGGACATGGCGATGACGATGACGACACCGAAAATGGTCATCCACAGCGGGTGTTTGTAGTCGCCGACGATTTTCTTCTTGTGTGCGGCGATCAGCATGACACCGAGTGCGATCGGCAAGATCAAGCCGTTGAGTGAACCGACAAGCACGAGAATGAGGACCGGTCGCCCGATGGAAATGAAGACGATGGTCGAGATGACGATAAAGCCGATGGTCAAGTAGCGGTGATATTTCTCGAGCACCGGGCTGAACGAACGGATGAACGACACGGATGTGTAAGCGGCGCCGACGACTGAAGTGACAGCAGCCGCCCACATGACAACGCCGAAGATTTTATAGCCGATATTGCCGGCAGCGAGTTGGAATACAGATGCCGGCGGGTTGTCCGGGTCGAGCGAAAGCCCTTGCGAGACGACACCGAGCACGGCAAGGAACAGGATGACGCGCATGATCGAAGCGACGCCGATTGCGTAAATGGAACTTCGCGTCACTTGCGGCAAATGCCTTTGGCCGGTCATGCCGGCGTCGATCAAGCGGTGGCCGCCGGCGAATGTGATATAGCCGCCGACCGTTCCGCCGACAAGCGTAACGATGGCGAAGATGTCGATCGTGTCAGGGACAAAAGTCTTCGCGACGGCTTCACCGACAGGCGGCTGTGCCGTGAGCATCACGTAGACCGTCAAGGCGATCATGACAAAACCGAGAAGCTGGGCGAAACGGTCCATAGCGCGGCCGGCTTCTTTGACCATGAAGATCCCGACTGCAAGCAAGCCGCTGAGCCCGGCGCCGAGTTCCGGGGAAATGCCGAACAGCACATTCGTACCGAGTCCGGCACCGGCGATGTTCCCGATATTGAAGGCGAGGCCGCCGATGACGACGAGAAACGCCAGGAAGTAGCCGAGTCCTGGCAGCACGTCATTGGCGATATCTTGCGCGCGCTTGCCGGAAATGGCAATGATGCGCCAGATATTCGTCTGTGCACCGATATCGATGATGATGGAAATGAGGATGACAAAGCCGAATGAAGCCAATAGAGTTTCGGTGAAAACGGTCGTCTGGGTCAAGAACCCTGGCCCGATAGCGGAAGTTGCCATCAGAAAGGCGGCGCCGAGCAAGACGCTGCGGTTGGTGTTTTTCATCTTTTTGACTTGGTTCATGGAAGTTCCCCCTTAGGCGGTGTTAAACGATTTTATGGATGTGTTGGATATCGATTCCCGCCTCTTTCAAGGAGCTGGAAATATGCATCGCAAATTCTTTCGCGGTTTTGCCGTCGCCATGTATGCAGATGGTGTCGGCTTTCAAGGAAGCGTCGGTGCCATGTGTCGTGGCGACTTTGTTTTCCTTGACCATGCGGATGACCTGCCGGATCGCGGCATCCGGGTCGGTGATGAGCGCGTTGTCCTGGCTGCGCGGGGTGAGTGTGCCGTCTGGTTGATATGTGCGGTCGGAGAATACCTCGTTGGCGGTGCGCAGGCCGATCTTGTCGCCGGCACTGACGATTTCGCTGCCCGACAGGCCGAACAGCACCAGTTCCGGGTCGATCTTATAGACCGCTTCCGCGATCGCTTCGGACAGCTTGGCATCGCCTGCCGCCATATTGTACATCGCGCCATGTGCTTTGACGTGCTGCAACTTCCCGCCTTCTGCCTTGACGAAGCCATAGAGCGCGCCGATTTGGTAAATGACGAGATCGTATACTTCCCGTGGCGTGACGGCCATGGGGCGGCGGCCGAAGCCGGCGAGGTCCTGAAGTCCAGGGTGGGCGCCGATGCCGACATTTTTCTCGAGTGCGAGCTTAACGGTTTCGCGCATCGTCGCTGGGTCGCCGGCGTGGAAGCCGCACGCGATATTGGCGGAAGTGACGTAATCAAGAATTACTTGGTCGTTTCCGAGCGAATATGTGCCGAAGCTTTCGCCCATGTCGCAGTTCAAATCTACTTTGTGGTTCATGTCCATTCCTCCCGTTTCATTTGGATGGCGATTTTCAATTGGCGGATCTGCTGTTCTTGTTCGATATAAAGCTGTTGTGCATCATCTGCGGATATGTGGCGGAATTTCAGCGATTCGCCGGGTTTCAATTGGCTGATAAGCGGCAAGTCGACCGAAGCCACTTGTCCGATCTTCGGATAGCCGCCGGTCGTCTGGCGGTCGGCGAGCAAGACGATCGGGTTGCCATCCGCCGGCACTTGCACAGAACCGAACGCGACCGCTTCCGAAATCAATTCTTCCTGTTTTTCGAGCGCCAGTCCCGGCCCTTCCAGGCGATAGCCCATTCGGTCCGAATTGGCAGAGACGGTGAAGGGCTCCTCGAATATGCGCGCGCGGCTCGCTTCATCAAAGAGCTCGTATTGCCGTCCTGGCATCATCCGGACAATCGGCTGCTCGTGGTAGCGCGCAGGGGGGATGAGCCAGTCGGGCGTTTGGCCATTCTGGTTTTTCAAGGCTTCCATGCGCGCAGCCTCAACAGGGAGTGTCGTCAGGCTGTCGCCATTTTTCAATGCGCGCCCCTTGAAGCCGCCGATGCCCGCCCGCAAATAGGTGGAATGGCTGTCCATGACCGGCTCAAGGTCAAAACCGCCCGCGACTGCCAAATAACTGCGGGCGCCCCGTTTCGGTTCGCCGAACGACAGGACACTGCCTTTCGGGACGAAATGGCCGCGCCACATGGCGAGTGGCTTACCGTCGAGCGAAGGGGACAAATCGCCTCCGCAAACGGCGATGAAATGATCGGCTTCGAACTCGATGACCGGGCCGGACAAAGCGATCTCCAAAGTCGGGGAGTTTTCCGCGTTGCCGGCGAGCAAATTGGCGATGCGGTGGGCAAACGGGTCCATGACGCCGCTTGCGATGACGCCATAGCGCTGGAAGCCGATACGGCCAAGGTCCTGGACCGCTGTCT
Proteins encoded:
- the mtnK gene encoding S-methyl-5-thioribose kinase, whose amino-acid sequence is MTLTAPSTYKALTEQEAIRLAQSLDVFASSATLQCEEIGDGNLNYVFRITDSATGHGLIIKQALPYAKVVGESWPLTLHRATIEANALKLHGSLAKGRVPEVYATDAALAVTVMEDLSQLTILRNGLIDGKHYPKLAEHIGSYLAHTLFHTSDFGLHPFEKKRLAAEFSNPELCKITEDLIFTDPFFDHDTNDFEEPLREAAQAIWDNEPLKFEVAKLKRSFLTEAEALLHGDLHTGSIFVDEDDTKVIDPEFAFYGPIGFDIGLFLANLIVQAITRSGEERELIVQDITQTWQVFEQQFSGLWESDGIETYKTTTGYREYAIEKIFHDAIGFAGCELIRRTIGLAHVRDLDDIADESTRIDRKRQTLKAGETLIQTRREYQSIKQLETAIKELSK
- the mtnA gene encoding S-methyl-5-thioribose-1-phosphate isomerase, whose amino-acid sequence is MTIPISVIWKDEQLTILDQRLLPQTVHYETLETLEQVHEAIFQLKVRGAPAIGIAAAYGLALAAKRHDTADVGLFRHRVKKDADYLVASRPTAVNLAWAIARLVNRIEQAKTVTQAKAQLIEEAQLIRDEDEAACRNIGELALELLADKEKVMTICNAGSIATAKYGTALAPFHLGQERGREFEVYACETRPLFQGARLTVWELQQAGVDVTLITDSMAAHTIGAKGIEAIIVGADRITANGDTANKIGTLNLAILAHAYGIPFYVAAPVSTFDLSLETGSAIPIEERAAEEVAAIGTQQIAPAGTKVFNPAFDVTPANYITAIITERGVIRPNDRQIIEAQLYAEPLKGETI
- a CDS encoding sugar ABC transporter substrate-binding protein; the encoded protein is MKNKSAWFILFGFVFAILLSGCQPKGEATAEESTPDDQQAAVDHPLSDKKIALIMQQNLGTFSAQYIAGVEEQVEKFGGSVTVFTSDGDLAKMASNLDASINQGFDAILIDHGTKEALNQGVERAVEQDIPVVAFDAGVDVDGVVSLEQGDQLMAELTLEKLAADHGGEANIVKIWTAGFAPMERRQVAYEQFLADNPGIQEVTAFGAATQNTALDTQAQMEAVLKQYPEEGEITAVWAAWDEFAKGAVRAIEQAGRDDIKVYSIDMSDEDLQMIQKDGSPWVASAAVDPQDIGRIQVRYAYQLIGGETPEEQVTLEPIFIDADKLPETAVTTEELGEYIEGWGASEQGYSAALEDLEGR
- a CDS encoding sugar ABC transporter ATP-binding protein; the protein is MGGQLLEMQAITKGFGPVKALDGAAFTLERGEIHALLGVNGAGKSTLIKVLSGVYPQDAGSIRLDGTELALNSPKAAKKNGIYCVYQEVDTALIADLSVAENILLDSFAAAGPLFVSKRKIRSRAREVLSRLQSEHIDVEQKVSQLSLADKQLVLIARALVHSAKVIIFDEPTAPLSVHEADKLFSVIRSLSAQGVGCIFISHRLPEVFELCSRITVMRDGRHVAGFLTAQAEQQEVVEAMLGRALSRELQHVEHAVRDTLLTVKNLSDTRKLKEISFTAASGEVVGIVGLVGAGKSELAKALFGAAEQVSGKISLGGQPLRLKHPADAIKSGIALIPEERRKEGLFVHESLEANASFPNLRKFSGRLFMNKVEEQRFAHSIIDKLNVKTSDTTTPLTHLSGGNQQKVAIGKWMSLDSRLYLFDEPTKGVDIGAKVDIFHLIRELAESGKSCLYFTSEIQEALGISDRILVMCDGRIVKELTREQATQERILLYASGGEEAV
- a CDS encoding ABC transporter permease yields the protein MQAVEKKLSKQHTTQEKVIGFLYKYGAIGLLAIIILYFSSISSAFFSYGNFTDILRSISIVTLLALGVTFTLVVDGFDLSVGSTMSLSTVFTASLMVWYDLPLWLVLLLPLVIGVLVGLFNSFLIVIIGIPDLLATLSMMYIVAGLHRTYTEGYSIYNYMPLTSGGTAPGEMSSAFLWIGQGHLLSLPVPVWIMLAVVSVAYVVLQHTRWGRVFYMTGGNPEAATLSGVNVKKVKTIAYIVSGALASMAGILFTARVGSGQIDAGAPLLMEAVAAVFVGYAVLGAGRPNVLGTFFGAAVIGILLNGLTIQNLPYYAFDIIKGGVLVAALAVTYVYAKRRFAKT
- a CDS encoding GNAT family N-acetyltransferase, coding for MNTNSLPKEIQTERLKLVPITEELYRNLYGSYEMGAHISLHLDDLKHDQRLYGWGAWIAFDQSGAPVGDMGFKGRPDKAGKVEIGYGVQEPYQGNGYATEGVQGLIDWAFSFPEVREVTAECYEDNVASIRVLEKLGFERTAQTKELVFWRLRDGY
- a CDS encoding NUDIX hydrolase; translation: MAIEKLACVTEGGALTGVANRDEVHRRGLWHETFHCWIVSRELGRTMVHLQLRSEGKADFPGLFDITAAGHIASHESMRDGVREIEEELGLVLAFEQLTPLGVVNDEISLPGFTDRERAYIHLYEGTQLDLADYRLQPEEVAGMAAVNFQAFFELCMDRTEKVDASGFIERPEGREPFHGKIGLPDFVPHQPEYWKQVAIRIRRQLMDS
- a CDS encoding putative hydro-lyase; its protein translation is MNMQFTSPEELRSAIRQGGFQAPTSGFAPGFIQTNLAILPKELAFEFLLFCQRNPKSCPVIDVTEPGSFVPALSAPTADLRTDIPKYRVYRDGVLTEETTDIQALWADDMVAFLLGCSFTFEEALTQNGIPMRHQEQGCNVPMYKTSIPAVPAGRFQGPTVVSMRPIKEQDIVRAVQVTSRFPNVHGAPVHIGNPGSIGIQDIAKPDFGDAVDIKPGEVPVFWACGVTPQAVAMESKPSLMITHAPGHMFITDLKSEDFSVF
- a CDS encoding NRAMP family divalent metal transporter, with amino-acid sequence MNQVKKMKNTNRSVLLGAAFLMATSAIGPGFLTQTTVFTETLLASFGFVILISIIIDIGAQTNIWRIIAISGKRAQDIANDVLPGLGYFLAFLVVIGGLAFNIGNIAGAGLGTNVLFGISPELGAGLSGLLAVGIFMVKEAGRAMDRFAQLLGFVMIALTVYVMLTAQPPVGEAVAKTFVPDTIDIFAIVTLVGGTVGGYITFAGGHRLIDAGMTGQRHLPQVTRSSIYAIGVASIMRVILFLAVLGVVSQGLSLDPDNPPASVFQLAAGNIGYKIFGVVMWAAAVTSVVGAAYTSVSFIRSFSPVLEKYHRYLTIGFIVISTIVFISIGRPVLILVLVGSLNGLILPIALGVMLIAAHKKKIVGDYKHPLWMTIFGVVIVIAMSWMGGYTLLNGIPQLFK